From a single Micromonospora carbonacea genomic region:
- a CDS encoding serine/threonine protein kinase — MSNALPQLVADRYRLLSPLGQGGMGRVWKARDEVLHRDVAIKELVPPPSLTPEERREMRERSLREARAIARLNHVNVVRIFDVLRTDGDPWIVMEYVASKSLQDTLAEDGPVSPAKAVEIGLGVLGALNAAHKAGVMHRDVKPGNVLLGTDGRVVLTDFGLATIPGDPNVTRTGMVLGSPAYIAPERARDGTAGPEADLWSLGATLYAAVEGKSPYARPSAIATLAALATEPMPPPRNAGPLKPVLNGLLRKDPAERIDAEVAERLLRKAAGRRSRTISLLDGVRRPGPNGPREPRPPVVPAPRPAEQRTSRPVVPPAPRTPGGGLVAGGAAVSGVAGDDATAKVSPPSTDAAPTAKVPSPGVDAAPTAKVDPPASGTDAAPTAKVADTGARAADATAKLPGPVAATGTDRVAGASVDGGEEPPAEEADEAGSGEVTDTGGAVDGVNAAPAGQVDDTRVDPGPAVPVSPASPPMSPASSASPASSVERAGSSGDQADASDAPADRPPEDTGSPREKAGPSREWADRARGRGTPTSVLPAAAGPAPSSTGRAAVVSGTKPERRRRSLLVGALVAVLLLGLLVAVPLLGRGGDDDPGPGDPQAGLSTATPSAAAPSSPASSSAAPPSPTPSASPSVDPNALPEGWVLHKDPAGFSLPLPKGWVRRSVGQNTIVFDERDGVGELLVQWTSTPLDDAYADWKAKEPARKNYVNDYQYLSIKRCDYYKTCADWEWLETRDNTRIHVRNRGFVTAKNRGYAFRWEVANKDWQARLADFDRIAKGFEPDRKD; from the coding sequence ATGTCGAACGCGCTTCCCCAACTTGTCGCCGACCGGTACCGGCTCCTTTCGCCGCTCGGCCAGGGCGGCATGGGTCGGGTGTGGAAGGCGCGCGACGAGGTGCTGCACCGGGACGTGGCGATCAAGGAACTGGTCCCGCCGCCCAGCCTCACCCCCGAGGAGCGCCGCGAGATGCGGGAGCGCTCGCTGCGGGAGGCCCGCGCGATCGCGCGGCTCAACCACGTCAACGTGGTGCGCATCTTCGACGTGCTGCGCACCGACGGCGACCCGTGGATCGTCATGGAGTACGTGGCGTCGAAGTCCCTTCAGGACACTCTCGCCGAGGACGGGCCGGTGTCGCCGGCCAAGGCGGTCGAGATCGGCCTGGGAGTGCTGGGCGCGCTGAACGCGGCGCACAAGGCCGGCGTGATGCACCGGGACGTCAAGCCGGGCAACGTGCTGCTCGGCACGGACGGCCGGGTGGTGCTGACCGACTTCGGCCTGGCGACGATCCCGGGCGACCCGAACGTGACGCGCACCGGCATGGTGCTGGGCTCCCCGGCGTACATTGCCCCGGAGCGGGCGCGTGACGGCACGGCGGGGCCGGAGGCCGACCTCTGGTCGCTGGGCGCGACGCTCTACGCGGCGGTGGAGGGCAAGTCGCCGTACGCCCGGCCGTCGGCGATCGCCACCCTGGCGGCGCTGGCGACCGAGCCGATGCCGCCGCCGAGGAACGCCGGCCCGCTGAAGCCGGTGCTCAACGGGCTGCTCCGCAAGGATCCGGCCGAACGGATCGACGCCGAGGTGGCCGAGCGGCTGCTGCGGAAGGCCGCCGGGCGGCGCTCCAGGACGATCTCGCTGCTCGACGGCGTACGCCGGCCGGGGCCCAACGGGCCGCGCGAGCCGCGACCGCCGGTGGTGCCCGCACCGCGCCCCGCCGAGCAGCGCACGAGCCGGCCGGTCGTGCCGCCTGCGCCGCGTACCCCCGGAGGTGGCCTGGTCGCGGGCGGCGCGGCGGTGTCCGGCGTGGCCGGCGACGACGCGACCGCGAAGGTCTCCCCGCCGAGCACGGACGCCGCGCCGACCGCGAAGGTCCCCTCGCCCGGAGTGGACGCCGCGCCGACGGCGAAGGTCGACCCGCCGGCGTCGGGCACGGACGCCGCGCCGACGGCGAAGGTCGCGGACACCGGCGCGCGGGCGGCCGATGCGACGGCGAAGCTTCCCGGTCCGGTCGCTGCGACCGGCACCGACCGGGTCGCGGGGGCGTCGGTCGACGGGGGCGAGGAGCCACCGGCCGAGGAGGCCGACGAGGCCGGTTCCGGCGAGGTCACGGACACCGGCGGCGCGGTCGACGGGGTCAACGCCGCCCCGGCCGGGCAGGTCGACGACACCCGGGTCGACCCGGGCCCCGCCGTGCCCGTGTCGCCCGCATCGCCCCCCATGTCGCCTGCGTCGTCCGCGTCGCCGGCATCGTCCGTGGAGCGGGCCGGGTCCTCCGGCGACCAGGCCGACGCCTCCGACGCCCCGGCCGACCGGCCGCCGGAGGACACCGGGTCGCCGCGCGAGAAGGCCGGTCCGTCGCGCGAGTGGGCCGACCGGGCCCGCGGGCGGGGCACGCCGACGTCGGTGCTGCCGGCGGCCGCCGGCCCGGCACCCTCGTCGACGGGCAGGGCCGCGGTCGTTTCGGGTACGAAGCCCGAGCGCCGCCGCCGCAGCCTGCTGGTCGGCGCGCTCGTCGCGGTGCTGCTGCTCGGCCTGCTGGTGGCGGTGCCGCTGCTCGGCCGGGGCGGCGACGACGACCCGGGGCCCGGCGACCCGCAGGCGGGCCTGTCCACGGCGACGCCGTCGGCCGCCGCCCCGTCCTCGCCGGCCAGCAGCAGCGCCGCGCCGCCCAGCCCGACGCCGTCGGCGAGCCCGTCGGTCGACCCGAATGCTCTGCCCGAGGGTTGGGTCCTGCACAAGGACCCGGCGGGCTTCTCGCTGCCCCTGCCGAAGGGCTGGGTGCGGCGCAGCGTCGGGCAGAACACCATCGTGTTCGACGAGCGCGACGGGGTGGGCGAGCTGCTGGTGCAGTGGACGAGCACCCCGCTGGACGACGCCTACGCCGACTGGAAGGCGAAGGAGCCGGCCCGGAAGAACTACGTCAACGACTACCAGTATCTCAGCATCAAGCGCTGCGACTACTACAAGACGTGCGCGGACTGGGAGTGGCTGGAAACCCGCGACAACACCCGCATCCACGTCCGCAACCGGGGCTTCGTCACGGCCAAGAACCGGGGGTACGCCTTCCGCTGGGAGGTGGCCAACAAGGACTGGCAGGCGCGGCTGGCCGACTTCGACCGGATCGCCAAGGGCTTCGAGCCGGACCGGAAGGACTGA
- a CDS encoding acyl-CoA carboxylase subunit epsilon: MSADESLFRVTRGVPTAEELAALVGVIVARTRPTAAPEPAVPSAWARSGRPRGAALAAGPGAWRASGLPR, from the coding sequence ATGTCTGCCGATGAGTCGCTGTTCCGGGTGACCCGGGGCGTGCCGACCGCCGAGGAACTGGCCGCGCTGGTCGGCGTCATCGTCGCCCGGACCCGCCCCACCGCCGCCCCCGAGCCGGCCGTGCCGTCGGCCTGGGCCCGCAGCGGCCGCCCCCGTGGCGCGGCGCTCGCCGCCGGGCCGGGCGCCTGGCGCGCCTCCGGTCTGCCCCGCTGA
- the mycP gene encoding type VII secretion-associated serine protease mycosin: MIGGTAPALTDKAEADAIPDGVNRIRSDQWHLRFLKATEAHKITQGSGVIVAVPDTGVDPHPDLERNLLPGTDISKDGDGRVDNDSHGTAMAGLIAAHGQITGVGALGIAPEAKILPIRSKQIGGKGDTEDLAISIEWASRHGADVISISAVAGASQRLQRAIRAALQADIVIVAAAGNKPFDIGVGYPASEEGVLAVGGIDMAGNIAAVSVAGSAIDITAPAVDIYSTSYEGKYSKGTGTSSATAIVAGAAALVRSKYPDLPASEVVHRLTATAVDKGPPGRDDEYGYGVVDLVAALTADVPPVGFESATAGAPGATGPTTAAVAEPAGGDDGGATARGLATLGVIVAAAGAWALVARRRRSSDDPPPRMSR; this comes from the coding sequence ATGATTGGTGGCACAGCACCAGCCCTCACTGACAAGGCAGAGGCAGACGCCATCCCGGATGGAGTAAATCGGATCAGGAGTGATCAGTGGCACCTGCGCTTCCTGAAAGCCACCGAAGCCCATAAAATCACTCAGGGATCTGGAGTCATTGTCGCCGTTCCCGACACCGGAGTAGATCCCCATCCCGACCTTGAGCGAAACCTGTTACCCGGGACAGATATATCAAAAGACGGAGATGGCCGCGTAGACAACGACAGTCACGGTACGGCTATGGCTGGACTCATCGCAGCACACGGGCAGATAACAGGAGTTGGCGCCCTCGGCATCGCCCCGGAAGCCAAGATTCTCCCTATACGATCGAAGCAGATTGGCGGCAAGGGCGACACCGAGGACCTAGCCATCAGCATCGAATGGGCCAGCCGCCACGGCGCTGACGTAATCAGCATCTCCGCAGTTGCCGGCGCCAGCCAGCGACTTCAGCGGGCCATCCGAGCCGCGCTTCAAGCAGATATCGTTATTGTCGCCGCCGCCGGCAACAAGCCATTCGATATCGGCGTCGGCTATCCCGCTTCAGAGGAGGGCGTTCTAGCAGTAGGCGGCATTGACATGGCAGGGAATATTGCAGCGGTGTCGGTTGCAGGATCCGCCATCGACATTACCGCCCCAGCAGTAGACATTTACAGCACCAGCTATGAGGGGAAGTACTCCAAAGGGACGGGCACCTCCAGTGCCACTGCGATAGTCGCGGGGGCCGCTGCTCTTGTCCGGTCCAAGTACCCCGACCTGCCGGCCTCTGAGGTCGTCCACCGCCTCACCGCCACCGCCGTCGACAAGGGGCCGCCCGGTCGTGACGACGAGTACGGCTACGGCGTCGTCGACCTGGTCGCGGCGCTCACGGCAGACGTACCCCCGGTGGGTTTCGAGTCGGCGACGGCGGGTGCGCCGGGCGCGACCGGGCCGACCACGGCGGCGGTCGCGGAGCCGGCCGGCGGGGACGACGGCGGGGCGACGGCGCGTGGACTGGCCACGTTGGGGGTCATCGTGGCTGCTGCGGGAGCCTGGGCGCTGGTCGCGCGACGGCGGCGGTCGAGTGACGACCCGCCACCGCGGATGAGCCGCTGA
- a CDS encoding Maf family protein, giving the protein MSNSIALRLVLASASPARRKLLHAAGIEPDVLVSGVDESQVVSERAEELCLELARLKAQAVVGRLRPTADERTLVLGCDSVLAFDGEILGKPADEADATRRWERMRGRSGVLHTGHCLIDVIHETRAEAVASTTVRFAEVSDDEIAAYVATGEPLAVAGAFTIDGLGGAFLEGIDGDPGTVVGLSLPLLRRLLGELDLRIIDLWTKVAPGGQEVEALGTVRS; this is encoded by the coding sequence GTGTCGAACTCGATTGCGCTCCGACTCGTGCTCGCGTCGGCGAGCCCTGCCCGCCGCAAGCTTCTCCATGCCGCCGGCATCGAACCCGACGTGCTGGTCAGTGGGGTCGACGAGTCACAGGTGGTCAGCGAACGGGCCGAGGAGCTGTGCCTGGAGCTGGCCCGCCTGAAGGCACAGGCGGTCGTCGGCCGGCTGCGGCCCACCGCCGACGAGCGGACGCTGGTGCTCGGCTGCGACTCGGTGCTCGCCTTCGACGGCGAGATCCTCGGCAAGCCCGCCGACGAGGCCGACGCGACGCGGCGTTGGGAGCGGATGCGGGGGCGCAGCGGGGTGCTGCACACCGGGCACTGCCTGATCGACGTCATCCACGAGACGCGCGCCGAGGCGGTCGCTTCGACCACCGTGCGGTTCGCCGAGGTCAGCGACGACGAGATCGCGGCGTACGTCGCGACGGGCGAGCCGCTCGCGGTGGCCGGCGCGTTCACCATCGACGGGTTGGGCGGGGCGTTCCTGGAGGGGATCGACGGCGATCCGGGCACGGTGGTCGGGCTCTCCCTGCCGCTGCTGCGTCGTCTTCTCGGTGAGCTGGACCTGCGGATCATCGACCTGTGGACGAAGGTCGCGCCGGGCGGCCAGGAGGTCGAGGCGCTGGGTACGGTCCGGTCATGA
- a CDS encoding O-methyltransferase: MTTKSLPLTPELHAYVVAHGSAPDEVMRDLVEETLAALPAEARMQVAPEQAAFLTFLTRLVGARRAVEVGTFTGMSSLAIARGLAEGGRLTCFDISAEYTDVARRYWARAGVDDRIELRIGPAGDTLRELPHERHLDFAFIDADKVGYPVYWAELVPRMRPGGVVAVDNTLRGGRVLAPSNADDRAVAAFNDEVMADVRVEPVLLPIADGLTLARVR; encoded by the coding sequence ATGACGACGAAGTCGCTGCCGCTGACCCCGGAACTGCACGCGTACGTGGTGGCCCACGGATCGGCCCCGGACGAGGTGATGCGGGACCTGGTCGAGGAGACCCTCGCCGCGCTGCCCGCCGAGGCGAGGATGCAGGTGGCCCCCGAGCAGGCCGCGTTCCTGACGTTCCTCACCCGGTTGGTGGGGGCGCGGCGGGCGGTGGAGGTGGGCACCTTCACCGGCATGTCCTCGCTGGCGATCGCGCGGGGGCTGGCCGAGGGCGGGCGGTTGACCTGCTTCGACATCTCGGCGGAGTACACGGACGTGGCGCGGCGGTACTGGGCGCGGGCCGGGGTCGACGACCGGATCGAGCTGCGGATCGGGCCAGCCGGGGACACGCTGCGCGAGTTGCCGCACGAGCGGCACCTGGACTTCGCGTTCATCGACGCGGACAAGGTCGGCTACCCGGTCTACTGGGCGGAGCTGGTGCCGCGCATGCGCCCGGGCGGCGTCGTCGCGGTGGACAACACGCTGCGCGGTGGTCGGGTGCTCGCCCCGAGCAACGCCGACGACCGGGCCGTCGCCGCGTTCAACGACGAGGTGATGGCCGACGTCCGGGTGGAACCGGTGCTGCTGCCGATCGCCGACGGGCTGACCCTGGCCCGGGTGCGCTGA
- a CDS encoding ABC transporter permease, which produces MKFARDTWLVFQRQTRLLLRNPVWVFVGVFQPVMYLLLFAPLLKPALNAPTQAEAYKIFVPGLLVLLAIFGGLFQGFGLIAELRAGVIERSRVTPVSRLALLLGRSLRDVVSLLAQAVIITVLALLFELRVFIGDLLLAYLMLALIALMTSAVSYGVALKVKSEDALAPLMNTVAQPVLLLSGILLPLTFAPGWLQGIAEWNPFSWAVDGTRALFAGDLGNDKVWQGLGIIAVLAAAGVAWAARQFARSVR; this is translated from the coding sequence ATGAAGTTCGCCCGCGACACCTGGCTCGTCTTCCAACGCCAGACGCGGCTCCTGCTCCGCAACCCGGTCTGGGTCTTCGTCGGAGTCTTCCAGCCGGTGATGTACCTGCTCCTCTTCGCCCCGCTGCTCAAGCCGGCGCTGAACGCGCCGACCCAGGCCGAGGCGTACAAGATCTTCGTGCCCGGCCTGCTGGTCCTGCTGGCCATCTTCGGCGGCCTCTTCCAGGGCTTCGGCCTGATCGCCGAGCTGCGCGCCGGGGTCATCGAACGGTCCCGGGTCACCCCGGTCAGCCGGCTCGCGCTGCTGCTCGGCCGGTCCCTGCGCGACGTCGTGTCCCTGCTCGCCCAGGCCGTCATCATCACCGTGCTCGCGCTCCTGTTCGAGCTGCGCGTGTTCATCGGCGACCTGCTGCTGGCGTACCTGATGCTCGCCCTCATCGCGCTGATGACCTCGGCCGTCTCCTACGGCGTCGCGCTCAAGGTCAAGAGCGAGGACGCGCTCGCCCCGCTGATGAACACCGTCGCCCAGCCGGTGCTGCTGCTCTCCGGCATCCTGCTGCCGCTCACCTTCGCCCCCGGCTGGCTCCAGGGCATCGCCGAGTGGAACCCGTTCTCCTGGGCCGTCGACGGCACCCGGGCCCTGTTCGCCGGCGACCTCGGCAACGACAAGGTCTGGCAGGGCCTCGGCATCATCGCGGTGCTGGCCGCCGCCGGCGTCGCCTGGGCCGCCCGCCAGTTCGCCCGCAGCGTCCGCTGA
- a CDS encoding ATP-binding cassette domain-containing protein, with translation MIETRGLRKSFRSRAGRQHKTVDAVRGVDLDVAEGEIFGFLGPNGAGKTTTLRMLATLIAPDGGQATIAGADLLRDPAEVRRRIGYVAQGGSTWDDSTAREELVLHARMYGIGKADARRRAERALAAFQLTEYADRKCKTYSGGQRRRVEIALGIIHDPRIVFLDEPTTGLDPQSRAYMWDEIRRLRAEGMTVFITTHYLDEADALCDRIAIMDHGEVVAEGTPTGLKHEISGEVLLVGLDVAATPQAAQLLDVEPYIVKLETVDGGGLRLTVDEGATAIPQVLRRLDHAGVALNSIELHRPSLDDVFLTKTGRSLRES, from the coding sequence ATGATCGAGACCAGAGGGCTGCGGAAGTCGTTCCGCTCCCGTGCCGGTCGACAGCACAAGACCGTCGACGCCGTCCGCGGCGTCGACCTGGACGTCGCCGAGGGGGAGATCTTCGGGTTCCTCGGCCCGAACGGCGCCGGCAAGACCACCACCCTGCGGATGCTGGCCACCCTCATCGCCCCCGACGGCGGCCAGGCCACCATCGCCGGGGCCGACCTGCTGCGCGACCCCGCCGAGGTGCGCCGCCGGATCGGCTACGTCGCCCAGGGCGGCAGCACCTGGGACGACTCCACCGCCCGCGAGGAACTGGTCCTGCACGCCCGGATGTACGGCATCGGCAAGGCCGACGCCCGCCGCCGCGCCGAACGCGCCCTCGCCGCCTTCCAGCTCACCGAGTACGCCGACCGCAAGTGCAAGACCTACTCCGGCGGCCAGCGCCGCCGCGTCGAGATCGCCCTCGGCATCATCCACGACCCGCGCATCGTCTTTCTCGACGAGCCGACCACCGGCCTCGACCCGCAGAGCCGCGCCTACATGTGGGACGAGATCCGCCGGCTGCGCGCCGAGGGGATGACCGTCTTCATCACCACGCACTACCTCGACGAGGCCGACGCGCTCTGCGACCGGATCGCGATCATGGACCACGGCGAGGTGGTCGCCGAGGGCACCCCGACGGGCCTGAAGCACGAGATCTCCGGCGAGGTGCTGCTCGTCGGGCTCGACGTCGCCGCCACCCCGCAGGCCGCCCAACTGCTCGACGTCGAGCCGTACATCGTCAAGCTGGAGACCGTCGACGGCGGCGGCCTGCGGCTGACCGTCGACGAGGGGGCGACCGCCATTCCGCAGGTCCTGCGCCGACTCGACCACGCCGGCGTCGCGCTCAACTCCATCGAGCTGCACCGCCCCAGCCTCGACGACGTCTTCCTCACCAAGACCGGCCGCTCGCTGCGCGAGTCCTGA
- a CDS encoding PadR family transcriptional regulator — protein MMILGLVKWMQPVHGYDVRRELLSWGADKWANVQPGSIYHALRKLGEEGLLREVATEQVGVRPARTTYEITPKGVDEFETLLRDLWWGNHQTNDPFMAAFAFLPALPRPEAAAALRSRGQVLRAGVESMRASMASAWIRDSKPAGVSWTYELWIAKGEAEADWCERVADRIEAGVPYLPEGLAGRDDWHLGEGADEPR, from the coding sequence ATGATGATTCTCGGCCTGGTCAAGTGGATGCAGCCGGTGCACGGCTACGACGTCCGCCGCGAGCTGCTCAGTTGGGGCGCCGACAAGTGGGCCAACGTGCAGCCCGGCTCGATCTACCACGCGCTGCGCAAGCTCGGCGAGGAGGGACTGCTGCGCGAGGTCGCCACCGAGCAGGTCGGCGTCCGGCCGGCCCGGACGACGTACGAGATCACCCCGAAGGGGGTCGACGAGTTCGAGACCCTGCTGCGCGACCTGTGGTGGGGCAATCATCAGACGAACGACCCGTTCATGGCGGCGTTCGCGTTCCTGCCGGCGCTGCCCAGGCCGGAGGCGGCGGCCGCGCTGCGCAGTCGGGGGCAGGTGCTGCGGGCCGGCGTGGAGAGCATGCGCGCCTCGATGGCGTCGGCCTGGATCCGCGACTCCAAGCCGGCGGGCGTGAGCTGGACGTACGAGCTGTGGATCGCCAAGGGCGAGGCCGAGGCGGACTGGTGCGAGCGGGTCGCCGACCGGATCGAGGCCGGCGTGCCGTACCTGCCGGAGGGGCTGGCCGGACGGGACGACTGGCACCTCGGGGAGGGAGCGGACGAGCCGCGATAG
- a CDS encoding acetyl/propionyl/methylcrotonyl-CoA carboxylase subunit alpha — translation MRKVLIANRGEIAVRVIRACRDAGLGSVAVYADSDRDALHATLADEAYALGGDTAAETYLRIDKLIAIAAQAGADAVHPGYGFLSENADFAQAVLDAGLTWIGPTPQAIRDLGDKVTARHIAQRAGAPLVPGTPDPVAGHDEVTAFAVEHGLPVAIKAAFGGGGRGLKVARTLEEIPHLFESATREAVAAFGRGECFVERYLDQPRHVEAQVLADQHGNVIVVGTRDCSLQRRHQKLVEEAPAPFLTDAQRAQIHDSAKAICREAGYHGAGTVEYLVGADGTISFLEVNTRLQVEHPVTEETAGIDLVREQFRIADGERLRLTEDPTPRGHAIEFRINGEDPGRNFLPAPGTVTALRLPTGPGVRVDAGISAGDVIGGNFDSLLAKVIVTGETRTEALERARRALDEMVVEGMATALPFHRLVVRDPAFTAAPFTVHTRWIETEFDNTVPPFTAVAGPAEGPAERETVVVEVGGKRLEVTLPAGLGAGTVAAAPAARKAARRVGGAKAGAAVDGDALTSPMQGTIVKIAVADGDTVAEGDLVVVLEAMKMEQPLHAHKAGTVSGLSAEVGAVITAGAPICTIA, via the coding sequence GTGCGCAAGGTACTCATCGCCAACCGAGGCGAGATCGCCGTCCGCGTCATCCGCGCCTGCCGCGACGCCGGCCTGGGCAGCGTCGCCGTCTACGCCGACTCCGACCGGGACGCGCTGCACGCCACCCTGGCCGACGAGGCGTACGCCCTGGGCGGCGACACCGCCGCCGAGACGTACCTGCGGATCGACAAGCTGATCGCCATCGCCGCGCAGGCCGGCGCGGACGCCGTCCACCCCGGGTACGGCTTCCTCTCCGAGAACGCCGACTTCGCCCAGGCCGTCCTCGACGCGGGCCTGACCTGGATCGGCCCGACCCCGCAGGCGATCCGCGACCTCGGCGACAAGGTCACCGCCCGGCACATCGCCCAGCGGGCCGGCGCGCCCCTGGTCCCCGGCACCCCGGACCCGGTCGCCGGCCACGACGAGGTGACCGCGTTCGCGGTCGAGCACGGCCTGCCCGTGGCCATCAAGGCCGCCTTCGGCGGCGGCGGTCGCGGCCTCAAGGTGGCCCGCACCCTGGAGGAGATCCCGCACCTGTTCGAGTCGGCCACCCGCGAGGCGGTCGCCGCGTTCGGCCGGGGCGAGTGCTTCGTCGAGCGGTACCTCGACCAGCCCCGGCACGTCGAGGCGCAGGTCCTCGCCGACCAGCACGGCAACGTGATCGTCGTCGGCACCCGGGACTGCTCGCTCCAGCGCCGGCACCAGAAGCTCGTCGAGGAGGCGCCCGCGCCGTTCCTCACCGACGCCCAGCGCGCCCAGATCCACGACAGCGCCAAGGCGATCTGCCGGGAGGCCGGCTACCACGGCGCGGGCACGGTGGAATACCTGGTCGGCGCGGACGGCACGATCTCCTTCCTGGAGGTCAACACCCGCCTCCAGGTCGAGCACCCGGTCACCGAGGAGACCGCCGGCATCGACCTGGTCCGCGAGCAGTTCCGCATCGCCGACGGCGAGCGGCTGCGGCTGACCGAGGACCCGACGCCGCGCGGGCACGCCATCGAGTTCCGGATCAACGGCGAGGACCCGGGCCGCAACTTCCTGCCCGCACCCGGCACGGTCACCGCACTGCGGCTGCCCACCGGCCCCGGCGTCCGGGTGGACGCCGGCATCTCGGCCGGCGACGTGATCGGCGGCAACTTCGACTCGCTGTTGGCCAAGGTGATCGTGACCGGCGAGACCCGCACCGAGGCCCTGGAGCGGGCCCGGCGGGCGCTGGACGAGATGGTCGTCGAGGGGATGGCCACGGCGCTGCCGTTCCACCGCCTCGTGGTCCGCGACCCCGCGTTCACCGCCGCGCCGTTCACCGTGCACACCCGGTGGATCGAGACCGAGTTCGACAACACCGTGCCGCCGTTCACCGCCGTCGCCGGCCCCGCCGAGGGCCCGGCCGAACGCGAGACGGTCGTGGTCGAGGTGGGCGGCAAGCGGCTGGAGGTGACGCTGCCCGCCGGCCTCGGCGCGGGCACGGTCGCCGCCGCGCCCGCCGCGCGGAAGGCGGCCCGCCGGGTCGGCGGGGCCAAGGCCGGCGCGGCGGTCGACGGCGACGCGCTCACCTCGCCGATGCAGGGCACGATCGTGAAGATCGCCGTCGCCGACGGGGACACCGTCGCCGAGGGCGACCTGGTCGTCGTGCTGGAGGCGATGAAGATGGAGCAGCCGCTGCACGCGCACAAGGCGGGCACGGTCAGCGGGCTGTCCGCCGAGGTCGGCGCGGTCATCACCGCCGGCGCCCCCATCTGCACGATCGCCTGA
- a CDS encoding GuaB1 family IMP dehydrogenase-related protein, with protein sequence MRFLHGAVPAHDLTYNDVFMAPARSEVGSRLDVDLATSDGTGTTIPLVVANMTAVAGRRMAETVARRGAIAVIPQDIPIDVVANVVGWVKRRHLVHDTAITLGPTDTVGDAIHLLPKRSHGAVVVVDETGRPLGVVTEADTLGVDRFAQLRHVMSTELHTVPADADPRTGFDRLSAARRRLAPVVDGDGRLVGVLTRKGALRATLYRPAVDDRGRLRIAAAVGINGDVTGKAAALLEAGVDTLVVDTAHGHQERMMSALRAVRKLDPGVPVAAGNVVTADGVRDLVAAGADIVKVGVGPGAMCTTRMMTGVGRPQFSAVLDCAAAARELGRHVWADGGVRHPRDVALALAAGASNVMIGSWFAGTYESPGDLYADADGRRYKESFGMASSRAVSARTAEDGAFDRARKAIFEEGISSARMYLDPDRPGVEDLIDEIVSGVRSACTYAGARSLAEFAERALVGVQSTAGYTEGMPLPTSW encoded by the coding sequence GTGCGGTTCCTTCATGGCGCGGTCCCCGCGCACGACCTGACCTACAACGACGTCTTCATGGCCCCGGCCCGCTCCGAGGTCGGTTCCCGGCTGGACGTCGACCTGGCCACCTCGGACGGCACGGGCACCACCATCCCCCTGGTGGTGGCGAACATGACGGCGGTGGCCGGCCGGCGGATGGCCGAGACCGTCGCCCGGCGCGGCGCGATCGCCGTGATCCCGCAGGACATCCCGATCGACGTGGTGGCCAACGTCGTCGGCTGGGTCAAGCGGCGGCACCTGGTGCACGACACGGCGATCACCCTCGGCCCCACCGACACCGTCGGCGACGCCATCCACCTGCTGCCGAAGCGGTCGCACGGCGCGGTGGTGGTGGTCGACGAGACCGGCCGCCCCCTGGGCGTGGTGACGGAGGCGGACACCCTGGGGGTGGACCGGTTCGCCCAGCTCCGGCACGTGATGTCGACCGAGCTGCACACGGTGCCGGCGGACGCGGACCCGCGTACCGGATTCGACCGGCTCTCGGCGGCCCGACGGCGGCTCGCGCCGGTGGTGGACGGCGACGGCCGCCTCGTCGGGGTGCTGACCCGCAAGGGCGCGCTGCGCGCGACCCTCTACCGGCCGGCGGTGGACGACCGGGGCCGGCTGCGGATCGCGGCGGCCGTCGGCATCAACGGCGACGTCACGGGCAAGGCCGCCGCGCTGCTGGAGGCCGGGGTCGACACCCTGGTGGTGGACACCGCGCACGGGCACCAGGAGCGGATGATGTCCGCACTGCGGGCGGTGCGCAAGCTCGACCCGGGCGTCCCGGTCGCGGCCGGCAACGTCGTCACCGCCGACGGGGTACGCGACCTCGTCGCGGCCGGCGCCGACATCGTGAAGGTGGGCGTCGGACCGGGCGCGATGTGCACCACCCGGATGATGACCGGCGTGGGGCGGCCGCAGTTCTCGGCGGTGCTGGACTGCGCGGCGGCGGCGCGGGAGCTGGGCCGGCACGTCTGGGCCGACGGCGGGGTGCGGCACCCGCGCGACGTGGCGCTGGCGCTCGCCGCCGGCGCGTCGAACGTGATGATCGGCTCCTGGTTCGCCGGCACCTACGAGTCCCCCGGCGACCTGTACGCCGACGCGGACGGCCGGCGGTACAAGGAGAGCTTCGGGATGGCCTCGTCGCGGGCGGTCAGCGCGCGCACGGCCGAGGACGGCGCGTTCGACCGGGCCCGTAAGGCGATCTTCGAGGAGGGCATCTCCTCGGCCCGGATGTACCTCGACCCGGACCGCCCCGGCGTCGAGGACCTGATCGACGAGATCGTCTCCGGGGTGCGCAGCGCGTGCACGTACGCGGGCGCGCGCAGCCTGGCGGAGTTCGCGGAGCGGGCGTTGGTCGGGGTGCAGAGCACGGCCGGCTACACCGAGGGGATGCCCCTCCCGACGAGTTGGTGA